A section of the Drosophila subobscura isolate 14011-0131.10 chromosome A, UCBerk_Dsub_1.0, whole genome shotgun sequence genome encodes:
- the LOC117903440 gene encoding ATP-dependent RNA helicase dbp2 → MYAGAYAPNAGGVQQHTGGGYYGNGAVAGAGGGTGQRRDRICYPRNNFPGAGSGAASLNGAAGAAGSMHFSQHYGVMAYGIQSGISMGGGAAGTGGNPYRGANTVQNGGAFGNGVAGGGAGYQGGLHGKSPNYTQRYQKPHNGGLGNGGGGYQAGGYNAAALGMLSKEERAEIQREKAKNPGRNLVKPKWEQLQPFPKNFYVIHPNTLNMSEQAVAELRRELEITVSGNELPHPVANFEECSLPSHVIDEMKRQGFTKPTAIQSQGWPIALSGRDLVGIAQTGSGKTLAYMLPAIVHIGNQPPILRGEGPIALVLAPTRELAQQIQSVVRDYGHLCKPEIRHTCIFGGSSKVPQARDLERGVEVIIATPGRLIDFLENRNTNLARCTYLVLDEADRMLDMGFEPQIRKIIEQIRPDRQVVMWSATWPKEVQALAGDFLNDYIQINIGSMNLSANHNIRQIVEICTEMEKPQRMVRLLKEIAPTTNNSSNSGNKIIIFVETKIKVEDILQIIRTEGYTATSIHGDKTQNERDSVLKDFRNGKSNILIATDVASRGLDVEDLQYVINYDYPNSSENYVHRIGRTGRCQQLGTAYTFFTPDNAKQARELISVLEEAGQTPSQALLDLARSMPSSGNYRGNKRWNSTGNSSGGGGGGASYNNGVYQQRGNPLNYQAGGGYNNNRAGAATGGYQQYAAGGNGYQQNGISGGNWNRMNQLGQDGGNRNGSTYRPRAPFNNGGPRAIMGHQGGGAGGAGGGSPQPHLGQQGGPFIQQAYRNRGQFVPQNAATGGMPPRFQQFPKRDYQQQGVPQQLYQPQQQQQQQQKSSKDEKYAQQPATVATASMVQYTPTNSPPIATVTAAAAAVAGRATVSAGPGTAYMYDANGVLTTAAAPGTNPYANQFSMPATYYTAQHHQFTATVAGPGPGPAATIEQTGQH, encoded by the exons ATGTATGCCGGAGCATATGCACCAAACGCTGGCGGCGTACAGCAGCACACAGGAGGCGGCTACTACGGCAACGGGGCCGTGGCCGGAGCTGGCGGCGGCACTGGTCAGCGTCGCGACCGCATTTGCTATCCACGCAACAACTTTCCCGGCGCTGGCAGCGGTGCAGCATCATTGAACGGAGCCGCTGGCGCGGCTGGCAGCATGCACTTTAGCCAGCACTACGGCGTGATGGCCTACGGCATACAGAGCGGCATCAGCATGGGTGGCGGTGCCGCCGGTACCGGAGGCAATCCGTATCGCGGCGCCAACACCGTACAGAATGGCGGTGCCTTTGGCAATGGAGTAGCTGGCGGCGGTGCCGGCTACCAAGGCGGACTGCACGGAAAGAGTCCCAACTACACACAGCGCTACCAGAAGCCGCACAACGGAGGCCTTGGCAACGGCGGTGGCGGCTATCAGGCCGGCGGCTACAATGCCGCTGCCCTGGGCATGCTGTCCAAAGAGGAGCGTGCCGAAATTCAGCGCGAGAAGGCCAAGAATCCGGGCCGCAACCTGGTCAAGCCCAAGtgggagcagctgcagccgttCCCCAAGAACTTTTACGTCATCCACCCGAATACGCTGAACATGTCGGAGCAGGCCGTAGCCGAGCTGCGCCGCGAGCTGGAGATCACTGTCTCTGGCAACGAGCTGCCCCACCCGGTAGCCAATTTCGAGGAGTGCTCGCTGCCCTCGCACGTCATCGATGAGATGAAGCGTCAGGGCTTCACCAAGCCCACGGCCATCCAGTCCCAGGGCTGGCCCATCGCCCTCAGCGGCCGCGATCTGGTGGGCATTGCCCAGACCGGCTCCGGCAAGACGCTGGCCTACATGCTGCCGGCCATTGTGCACATTGGCAACCAGCCGCCGATACTGCGCGGCGAGGGACCCATCGCCCTGGTGCTGGCACCCACACGGGAGCTGGCCCAGCAGATTCAGTCGGTGGTGCGCGACTACGGCCATCTGTGCAAGCCGGAGATCCGTCACACTTGCATCTTTGGTGGCTCCTCGAAGGTGCCGCAGGCGCGCGACCTGGAGCGCGGCGTCGAAGTTATTATTGCCACGCCGGGCCGGCTGATCGACTTCCTGGAGAACCGGAACACCAATCTGGCCCGCTGCACCTACCTGGTGCTGGACGAGGCCGATCGCATGCTCGACATGGGCTTCGAGCCGCAGATACGCAAGATCATCGAACAGATCCGCCCCGATCGACAGGTGGTCATGTGGTCTGCCACCTGGCCCAAGGAGGTGCAGGCCCTGGCCGGAGATTTCCTCAACGACTACATCCAGATCAACATTGGATCGATGAATCTGTCGGCCAACCACAACATTCGCCAGATCGTCGAGATATGCACAGAGATGGAGAAGCCGCAGCGCATGGTGCGACTGCTCAAGGAGATCGCTCCGACCACCAACAATTCCTCcaacagtggcaacaaaatCATCATATTCGTGGAGACCAAGATCAAG GTGGAGGACATCTTGCAGATCATCCGCACGGAGGGCTACACCGCCACCTCGATCCATGGGGACAAGACACAGAACGAGCGCGATTCGGTGCTGAAGGATTTCCGCAACGGCAAGTCAAACATATTGATTGCCACTGATGTGGCATCGCGCGGCCTCGATGTCGAGGACTTGCAGTATGTCATCAATTATGATTATCCAAATTCATCGGAGAATTATGTTCATCGCATTGGGCGTACCGgtcgctgccagcagctgggcaCCGCCTATACCTTTTTCACGCCCGACAATGCCAAGCAGGCGCGTGAGCTCATCTCTGTGCTGGAGGAGGCGGGACAGACGCCATCGCAGGCGCTGCTCGATCTCGCTCGCTCGATGCCCAGCTCGGGCAATTATCGCGGCAATAAGCGCTGGAACAGCACCGGCAACAgctctggcggcggcggcggcggtgccaGCTACAACAACGGTGTCTATCAGCAGCGTGGAAATCCGCTCAACTATCAGGCCGGCGGTGGGTACAACAATAATCGGGCTGGTGCCGCAACCGGTGGCTATCAGCAGTATGCCGCTGGCGGCAACGGTTACCAGCAGAATGGCATCAGTGGCGGCAACTGGAATCGCATGAACCAGCTGGGACAGGATGGCGGCAATCGCAACGGCAGCACCTACCGCCCGCGCGCGCCCTTCAACAATGGTGGGCCGCGTGCCATTATGGGACATCAGGGCGGTGGCGCTGGTGGTGCCGGAGGTGGCAGCCCACAGCCGCATTTGGGCCAGCAGGGCGGACCCTTCATACAGCAGGCGTATCGCAATCGCGGCCAGTTTGTGCCGCAAAATGCTGCCACCGGAGGCATGCCGCCGCGCTTTCAGCAGTTCCCCAAGCGCGACTACCAGCAGCAGGGTGTGCCCCAGCAGCTCtatcagccgcagcagcagcaacagcagcagcaaaagtccTCGAAGGATGAGAAATATGCACAGCAGCCGGCGACTGTGGCCACTGCTTCCATGGTGCAGTATACGCCCACCAATTCGCCGCCGATTGCAACAGtgacagcagccgcagctgctgtggctggacGTGCCACCGTGTCCGCTGGCCCGGGTACTGCTTACATGTACGACGCCAATGGTGTGCTGACCACCGCAGCTGCTCCGGGCACCAATCCGTATGCCAATCAGTTCAGCATGCCGGCCACCTACTATACGGCCCAGCATCATCAGTTTACGGCGACCGTGGCCGGTCCGGGACCGGGTCCGGCGGCTACCATCGAGCAGACGGGCCAGCATTAG
- the LOC117903227 gene encoding uncharacterized protein CG4951-like, giving the protein MRSSSTSSFSSPEASTTESDHEERKRRRINPQVRIKQNPQLMAMIRDQNEKVRSAGPSSTPESENSNTFDSDAQPPSGQRQSALERVPRKVSNGERCIEDILDEQKPLDQFFYDNHLQRTDHFMGLSRVIMLHMFKRDITGNMFLKLENTFSTTTHHSSPMIHALLKLWTVRLFMDIFNFRTEEEAVQQIKDQAAYSTYMNAINNVPLEPDVQELEDKLFQ; this is encoded by the exons AtgcgctccagctccacctccagcttcAGCAGTCCAGAAGCCTCAACAACCGAAAG CGACCACGAGGAGCGCAAACGCCGCCGCATAAACCCACAAGtaagaataaaacaaaaccccCAACTAATGGCAATGATTCGCgaccaaaatgaaaaagtaCGCAGTGCCGGTCCCTCTTCGACACCAGAATCTGA AAATTCCAACACATTCGATTCGGATGCACAGCCACCATCGGGACAGCGTCAATCTGCGCTAGAGAGAGTTCCGCGTAAGGTG TCGAATGGAGAAAGATGTATTGAAGACATTCTCGACGAACAAAAGCCGCTGGATCAATTCTTTTACGATAATCACCTGCAAAGAACTGACCACTTTATGGGCCTCTCTCGTGTAATCATGCTTCATATGTTCAAGCGAGACATAACGGGAAATATGTTtctaaaattggaaaatacTTTTAGCACCACCACT CATCATTCATCGCCAATGATCCACGCTCTACTGAAATTGTGGACTGTTCGTCTCTTTATGGATATATTCAACTTTCGTACTGAGGAGGAGGCAGTGCAACAGATCAAGGACCAAGCGGCGTACAGCACATACATGAACGCCATAAATAACGTGCCTCTGGAACCAGATGTACAAGAATTAGAGGATAAGCTTTTCCAGTAG
- the LOC117903226 gene encoding uncharacterized protein LOC117903226, translating into MDLRSSAYRRLVAKPQDAGVYEGGMPYDGLKQLAQAVEMSAQEANEDEEKLHFERARYESELECLSSQPMDQRQSTMLPSPARASPEDMDVDMDVDISQPDCNSSVGGPIQLTVRATVHHALDWSPTAERRSAHKRRADSNGNTIGLEEKRARTENSKNQMQQQQPAAAEGDVTPPSIASMDSGVSGDELSSVTSSAYESSSVLSIGEVPSGLMVSTSSVAVSDRSRNSNTSSEIFSYESHE; encoded by the coding sequence atggattTGCGCAGCAGCGCCTACCGCCGCTTAGTAGCCAAGCCCCAAGACGCTGGTGTCTATGAGGGAGGAATGCCATATGATGGACTTAAGCAGCTTGCGCAGGCCGTGGAAATGTCGGCACAGGAAGCCAATGAAGACGAAGAAAAGCTGCATTTCGAACGTGCCCGCTACGAGAGCGAGCTGGAGTGCTTGTCCTCGCAGCCCATGGATCAACGCCAATCAACCATGCTGCCGTCGCCGGCTCGTGCCTCGCCTGAGGATATGGATGTTGATATGGATGTGGATATCTCACAGCCTGATTGCAATAGTTCTGTTGGTGGGCCCATTCAACTGACAGTCCGTGCAACCGTACATCATGCCCTCGACTGGAGTCCCACCGCCGAGCGTCGGTCTGCACACAAGCGCAGAGCTGACAGCAACGGCAATACAATCGGCTTGGAGGAGAAGCGTGCCCGTACCGAAAACAGCAAGAatcagatgcagcagcaacagccggcAGCCGCCGAGGGAGATGTCACTCCGCCATCAATCGCATCGATGGACTCTGGCGTCAGTGGGGATGAGCTGAGCTCGGTTACCTCCAGCGCATATGAAAGCAGCTCAGTGCTGTCCATTGGCGAGGTGCCCAGTGGTCTAATGGTCAGCACAAGCAGTGTCGCCGTGTCCGATCGATCGCGCAatagcaacaccagcagcgaAATCTTTTCATATGAGAGCCACGAATGA
- the LOC117903224 gene encoding uncharacterized protein LOC117903224 — translation MDLRSSAYRRLVAKPQDAGVYEGGMPYDGLKQLAQAVEMSAQEANEDEEKLHFERARYESELECLSSQPMDQRQSTMLPSPARASPEDMDVDMDVDISQPDCNSSVGGPIQLTVRATVHHALDWSPTAERRSAHKRRADSNGNTIGLEEKRARTENSKNQMQQQQPAAAEGDVNPPSIASMDSGVSGDELSSVTSSAYESSSVLSIGEVPSGLMVSTSSVAVSDRSRNSNTSSEIFSYESHE, via the coding sequence atggatttGCGCAGCAGCGCCTACCGCCGCTTAGTAGCCAAGCCCCAAGACGCTGGTGTCTATGAGGGAGGAATGCCATATGATGGACTTAAGCAGCTTGCGCAGGCCGTGGAAATGTCGGCACAGGAAGCCAATGAAGACGAAGAAAAGCTGCATTTCGAACGTGCCCGCTACGAGAGCGAGCTGGAGTGCTTGTCCTCGCAGCCCATGGATCAACGCCAATCAACCATGCTGCCGTCGCCGGCTCGTGCCTCGCCTGAGGATATGGATGTTGATATGGATGTGGATATCTCACAGCCTGATTGCAATAGTTCTGTTGGTGGGCCCATTCAACTGACAGTCCGTGCAACCGTACATCATGCCCTCGACTGGAGTCCCACCGCCGAGCGTCGGTCTGCACACAAGCGCAGAGCTGACAGCAACGGCAATACAATCGGCTTGGAGGAGAAGCGTGCCCGTACCGAAAACAGCAAGAatcagatgcagcagcaacagccggcAGCCGCCGAGGGAGATGTCAATCCGCCATCAATCGCATCGATGGACTCTGGCGTCAGTGGGGATGAGCTGAGCTCGGTTACCTCCAGCGCATATGAAAGCAGCTCAGTGCTGTCCATTGGCGAGGTGCCCAGTGGTCTAATGGTCAGCACAAGCAGTGTCGCCGTGTCCGATCGATCGCGCAatagcaacaccagcagcgaAATCTTTTCATATGAGAGCCACGAATGA
- the LOC117898889 gene encoding uncharacterized protein LOC117898889 — MDDNQTHIEADIPNSEPTIETQVEVDASNLVLNPSFHMQGVPMNGDMAGSSLSSCIGDEFNDGSTTDNFEDVGAPDNNQALAVPGIQMHENPEPSSSKNIEHIQF, encoded by the exons ATGGATGATAATCAAACCCATATTGAAGCTGACATTCC GAATTCGGAGCCGACTATTGAGACGCAAGTGGAGGTAGATGCTTCCAATCTCGTGTTGAACCCGTCGTTCCACATGCAGGGCGTTCCGATGAATGGCGACATGGCTGGTTCAAGCTTAAGTTCATGCATAGGAGACGAATTTAACGATGGTTCCACCACAGACAATTTCGAGGATGTGGGTGCTCCAGACAACAACCAGGCTCTTGCTGTTCCAGGCATACAGATGCACGAAAACCCAGAGCCAAGCTCTTCAAAAAATATCGAACACATCCAATTTTAA